In a single window of the Zea mays cultivar B73 chromosome 5, Zm-B73-REFERENCE-NAM-5.0, whole genome shotgun sequence genome:
- the LOC103627696 gene encoding ATP-dependent RNA helicase DEAH13 isoform X2, with product MKDLVKAIECQPIMGFGAGIPEPETEEPSDDAHMLTNQKIQLSIPSCSGAELDLQGKELGQGQHSVQECINPPIVVPVSRLHEVEKARRDLPIIMMEQEIMEAIYENSVVILCGETGCGKTTQVPQFLYEAGFGTSDRADRKGMIGITQPRRVAVHATAKRVSYELGLKLGREVGFQVRHDRKVGSECSIKFMTDGILLREIQGDFLLKRYSVIILDEAHERSLNTDILIGMLSRIIKIRKDLYAKQQEKLRSGFKIKPEDKISQLKVVLMSATLQLKDFISNRRLFGVIPPAVKVPVRQFPVSVHFSKRTHDDYLGLAYKKVMSIHKRLPPGGILVFVTGQREVEYLCKKLRRASKVQTAKNPGKTDGEDNGPCPKVDEKEIFEAYDIDRDEPEHRYDMFSSYDDDGMYDDDGMNVETNIDSSDNETESEMDTETDDEESVTIETTEEDVPVLAFLKDAESSSALKASFGALSGIPNVLESVEELSDAKCEEKTSTSLRCFSKCTEHKPVSHGRLRVLPLYAKLSASQQLQVFEDVPEGERLVVVATNVAETSLTIPGIKYVVDTGKEKVKNYDHATGMSSYDVQWISKASASQRAGRAGRTGPGHCYRLYSAAAYGKDDLFPEFAEPQIKKIPVEGVVLMLKFMSIDKVENFPFPTPPNKESLVEAERCLKTLEALHSDGKLTPMGKAMAQYPMSPRHSRLLLTVIKNLKNKQQGFARSNFILGYAAAAASGLNFTNPFLKQLDECDTYGESVENTNLEANGPWERKRQKKLKAVVREAREKFSNPSSDALTIARALQFFELSENPVEFCRANSLHLKTMEEMSKLRKQLLQLIFRHSKWCEEFAWNSGDSAEVERAWRNEPSILQLNEEELLGQGICAGWADRVARRIHTYLKPSEDDRKVRAVRYQSCALDDTIYLHRSSSVAQVAPELVVYSELLSTKRLYMHGVTTVKPGWLLKYASSLCTFSAPLEDPKPYYDPLNDQVYCYVSPVFSRHNWQLPLHSLPIKDGASRLQVFACALLKGDVLPCLRDAKDFLALSPSAVLGPARQRRVGDLLSRMKIGPKLVDSRAALRGVWNFDPGFLYPELKLWYQDRFHDQFDLVWEQMHQQVLLEGRKLFPKRSKKVKG from the exons ATGAAGGATCTAGTGAAAGCTATTGAATGCCAACCGATTATGGGTTTTGGAGCTGGCATTCCAGAGCCAGAAACTGAAGAGCCTAGTGATGATGCTCATATGTTGACAAATCAGAAAATTCAGTTGTCAATTCCAAGTTGTTCTGGAGCAGAATTAGATTTGCAG GGTAAAGAACTAGGACAAGGGCAGCATTCTGTACAGGAGTGCATAAATCCTCCAATTGTTGTACCTGTGTCAAGACTGCATGAAGTTGAGAAGGCAAGGAGGGATCTCCCAATAATAATGATGGAGCAAGAAATAATGGAAGCTATCTATGAAAATTCTGTAGTAATTCTGTGCGGAGAGACTGGCTGCGGTAAAACTACCCAGGTTCCCCAG TTCCTATACGAAGCTGGCTTCGGCACTAGTGACCGAGCTGATAGAAAAGGGATGATTGGTATCACACAACCACGGCGCGTAGCTGTTCATGCCACAGCTAAGAGGGTTTCCTATGAGTTAGGACTTAAGCTGGGAAGAGAAGTTGGTTTTCAAGTTAGGCATGATAGAAAGGTAGGAAGTGAATGCTCCATCAAGTTCATGACAGATGGTATTTTGCTGCGAGAAATCCAG GGTGATTTTCTGTTGAAGCGCTATTCAGTGATCATATTGGATGAGGCACACGAAAGGAGCTTGAACACAGATATACTTATTGGGATGCTTTCTAGAATTATAAAGATTCGCAAG GATTTGTATGCAAAGCAGCAGGAAAAATTACGGTCTGGATTTAAGATCAAACCAGAGGATAAGATCAGTCAGTTAAAGGTGGTGCTCATGAGTGCTACTCTGCAGTTAAAGGACTTTATTTCAAATAGAAGGTTGTTTGGCGTGATCCCACCAGCTGTTAAGGTACCTGTGCGGCAGTTTCCAGTATCAGTTCACTTCTCAAAGAGGACACATGATGATTATTTAGGGCTAGCTTATAAAAAGGTTATGTCAATCCACAAGAGGCTTCCACCAGGTGGAATCCTCGTATTTGTCACTGGACAACGGGAAGTGGAGTACTTGTGTAAGAAACTGCGAAGAGCATCCAAGGTGCAAACTGCTAAGAATCCTGGGAAAACTGATGGTGAAGACAATGGTCCATGCCCAAAAGTAGATGAAAAGGAAATTTTTGAAGCATATGATATTGACAGAGATGAACCCGAGCACCGATATGACATGTTTTCCTCGTATGATGACGATGGTATGTATGATGACGATGGTATGAATGTTGAGACAAATATTGATTCTTCTGACAACGAAACGGAGAGCGAAATGGATACTGAAACCGATGACGAAGAGTCTGTTACTATTGAAACTACAGAAGAGGATGTTCCAGTATTAGCATTTTTGAAAGATGCTGAGAGCTCATCTGCGTTGAAGGCATCATTTGGAGCTTTGTCGGGAATACCAAATGTGCTGGAAAGTGTCGAGGAATTAAGTGATGCTAAATGTGAAGAAAAGACCAGCACTTCACTTCGTTGTTTTAGTAAATGCACAGAACATAAGCCTGTTTCACATGGTAGACTTCGTGTCTTGCCACTTTATGCAAAGTTATCAGCTTCACAACAGCTTCAAGTGTTTGAAGATGTCCCAGAGGGGGAAAGATTAGTTGTGGTGGCAACTAATGTTGCCGAAACCTCTCTAACAATTCCAGGCATAAAATATGTAGTTGATACTGGAAAAGAAAAGGTTAAGAATTATGATCATGCTACTGGGATGTCAAGTTATGATGTCCAATGGATAAGCAAGGCATCAGCATCCCAGCGTGCTGGAAGAGCAGGAAGAACAGGGCCTGGCCACTGTTACCGTCTCTACTCAGCTGCAGCATATGGTAAAGATGATTTATTCCCTGAATTCGCTGAACCTCAGATTAAGAAAATTCCAGTTGAAGGTGTTGTCCTGATGCTCAAGTTCATGTCTATTGATAAG GTTGAGAACTTTCCTTTCCCAACACCACCAAACAAGGAAAGTTTGGTTGAAGCTGAGCGTTGCTTAAAGACATTGGAAGCACTTCATAGTGATGGAAAACTTACACCTATGGGCAAGGCAATGGCACAGTACCCCATGAGCCCAAGACATTCTCGTCTTCTTCTTACAGTGATTAAGAATTTGAAGAATAAGCAGCAAGGCTTTGCTAGATCTAACTTCATATTAGGatatgctgctgctgctgcatcaGGTTTGAATTTTACTAATCCTTTTCTCAAGCAATTGGATGAATGTGACACTTATGGTGAATCAGTAGAAAACACTAATCTGGAAGCTAATGGTCCATGGGAAAGGAAGAGACAGAAGAAGCTCAAGGCTGTGGTTAGAGAGGCACGGGAAAAGTTTTCTAACCCTAGCAGTGATGCTTTAACCATCGCTCGTGCCCTGCAGTTCTTTGAGTTGTCAGAAAACCCAGTGGAATTCTGCAGAGCCAATTCACTTCATCTTAAAACCATGGAAGAGATGTCAAAGTTGAGAAAGCAGCTTCTGCAGTTAATATTTCGCCATAGCAAATGGTGCGAGGAGTTTGCTTGGAATTCGGGTGACTCTGCTGAGGTTGAACGGGCCTGGAGGAACGAGCCCAGTATATTGCAGTTGAATGAAGAGGAACTTCTTGGGCAAGGAATTTGCGCTGGATGGGCTGATAGAGTTGCAAGGAGGATTCACACCTATTTGAAACCATCAGAAGACGATCGAAAGGTTCGAGCCGTTCGTTATCAGTCTTGTGCACTTGATGATACAATATATCTGCACCGATCATCATCTGTCGCCCAAGTTGCCCCAGAGCTTGTAGTTTACTCGGAGCTACTTAGTACAAAGAGGCTATACATGCACGGTGTAACGACCGTAAAGCCAGGGTGGCTTTTGAAGTATGCTAGTTCCCTCTGCACCTTCTCTGCACCGTTGGAAGATCCGAAGCCGTACTATGACCCACTGAACGACCAAGTCTACTGCTACGTTAGCCCGGTCTTCTCTCGTCATAACTGGCAGCTTCCGTTGCACAGTTTACCTATCAAAGACGGTGCGAGCCGGCTGCAGGTGTTTGCATGCGCGTTGCTTAAAGGGGACGTCCTGCCATGTCTACGGGACGCCAAGGATTTCCTCGCGCTGTCACCATCCGCTGTGTTGGGGCCTGCCAGGCAACGGAGAGTGGGAGATCTTCTTAGCAGGATGAAGATCGGTCCGAAGTTAGTCGACAGCAGGGCAGCACTGAGAGGCGTGTGGAATTTTGATCCTGGTTTTCTCTAtcctgagctcaagttgtggtacCAGGATAGATTCCATGACCAGTTTGACTTGGTGTGGGAGCAGATGCACCAACAGGTTCTCCTTGAGGGGCGCAAGCTTTTCCCAAAGAGGTCCAAGAAAGTTAAAGGCTAG
- the LOC103627696 gene encoding ATP-dependent RNA helicase DEAH13 isoform X1, producing MEDSNALILPCKRKNKAQVKAKDGKKAKKEDPKMSKTKLKKLQKLEEEKKKKLLQAKSIEVLQKHKISEDAYSLLHASGTIGQAETLKEKRRRAVQFSKAGLDVPEELSLFKKSGGTKVPENSDVGEQVSPLKFVEPAPIVDSGRECNNKMKDLVKAIECQPIMGFGAGIPEPETEEPSDDAHMLTNQKIQLSIPSCSGAELDLQGKELGQGQHSVQECINPPIVVPVSRLHEVEKARRDLPIIMMEQEIMEAIYENSVVILCGETGCGKTTQVPQFLYEAGFGTSDRADRKGMIGITQPRRVAVHATAKRVSYELGLKLGREVGFQVRHDRKVGSECSIKFMTDGILLREIQGDFLLKRYSVIILDEAHERSLNTDILIGMLSRIIKIRKDLYAKQQEKLRSGFKIKPEDKISQLKVVLMSATLQLKDFISNRRLFGVIPPAVKVPVRQFPVSVHFSKRTHDDYLGLAYKKVMSIHKRLPPGGILVFVTGQREVEYLCKKLRRASKVQTAKNPGKTDGEDNGPCPKVDEKEIFEAYDIDRDEPEHRYDMFSSYDDDGMYDDDGMNVETNIDSSDNETESEMDTETDDEESVTIETTEEDVPVLAFLKDAESSSALKASFGALSGIPNVLESVEELSDAKCEEKTSTSLRCFSKCTEHKPVSHGRLRVLPLYAKLSASQQLQVFEDVPEGERLVVVATNVAETSLTIPGIKYVVDTGKEKVKNYDHATGMSSYDVQWISKASASQRAGRAGRTGPGHCYRLYSAAAYGKDDLFPEFAEPQIKKIPVEGVVLMLKFMSIDKVENFPFPTPPNKESLVEAERCLKTLEALHSDGKLTPMGKAMAQYPMSPRHSRLLLTVIKNLKNKQQGFARSNFILGYAAAAASGLNFTNPFLKQLDECDTYGESVENTNLEANGPWERKRQKKLKAVVREAREKFSNPSSDALTIARALQFFELSENPVEFCRANSLHLKTMEEMSKLRKQLLQLIFRHSKWCEEFAWNSGDSAEVERAWRNEPSILQLNEEELLGQGICAGWADRVARRIHTYLKPSEDDRKVRAVRYQSCALDDTIYLHRSSSVAQVAPELVVYSELLSTKRLYMHGVTTVKPGWLLKYASSLCTFSAPLEDPKPYYDPLNDQVYCYVSPVFSRHNWQLPLHSLPIKDGASRLQVFACALLKGDVLPCLRDAKDFLALSPSAVLGPARQRRVGDLLSRMKIGPKLVDSRAALRGVWNFDPGFLYPELKLWYQDRFHDQFDLVWEQMHQQVLLEGRKLFPKRSKKVKG from the exons ATGGAAGATAGTAATGCCCTGATTTTGCCCTGCAAAAGGAAGAACAAGGCGCAAGTGAAAGCCAAG GATGGTAAGAAAGCCAAGAAGGAAGACCCAAAGATGAGCAAGACGAAGCTCAAAAAGCTGCAAAAATTGGAG gaggaaaagaaaaagaagctgcTACAAGCTAAAAGCATCGAGGTTTTGCA GAAGCACAAGATCTCAGAGGATGCATATTCACTGCTTCATGCTTCAGGGACTATTGGTCAA GCTGAGACTTTGAAAGAAAAACGGAGGCGTGCTGTGCAATTCTCAAAGGCTGGCCTGGATGTTCCTGAAGAACTCTCACTGTTCAAGAAAAGCGGTGGTACGAAAGTTCCTGAAAACAGTGATGTTGGGGAGCAAGTTTCCCCATTAAAGTTTGTTGAGCCAGCACCAATTGTGGATTCTGGTAGAGAATGTAATAACAAAATGAAGGATCTAGTGAAAGCTATTGAATGCCAACCGATTATGGGTTTTGGAGCTGGCATTCCAGAGCCAGAAACTGAAGAGCCTAGTGATGATGCTCATATGTTGACAAATCAGAAAATTCAGTTGTCAATTCCAAGTTGTTCTGGAGCAGAATTAGATTTGCAG GGTAAAGAACTAGGACAAGGGCAGCATTCTGTACAGGAGTGCATAAATCCTCCAATTGTTGTACCTGTGTCAAGACTGCATGAAGTTGAGAAGGCAAGGAGGGATCTCCCAATAATAATGATGGAGCAAGAAATAATGGAAGCTATCTATGAAAATTCTGTAGTAATTCTGTGCGGAGAGACTGGCTGCGGTAAAACTACCCAGGTTCCCCAG TTCCTATACGAAGCTGGCTTCGGCACTAGTGACCGAGCTGATAGAAAAGGGATGATTGGTATCACACAACCACGGCGCGTAGCTGTTCATGCCACAGCTAAGAGGGTTTCCTATGAGTTAGGACTTAAGCTGGGAAGAGAAGTTGGTTTTCAAGTTAGGCATGATAGAAAGGTAGGAAGTGAATGCTCCATCAAGTTCATGACAGATGGTATTTTGCTGCGAGAAATCCAG GGTGATTTTCTGTTGAAGCGCTATTCAGTGATCATATTGGATGAGGCACACGAAAGGAGCTTGAACACAGATATACTTATTGGGATGCTTTCTAGAATTATAAAGATTCGCAAG GATTTGTATGCAAAGCAGCAGGAAAAATTACGGTCTGGATTTAAGATCAAACCAGAGGATAAGATCAGTCAGTTAAAGGTGGTGCTCATGAGTGCTACTCTGCAGTTAAAGGACTTTATTTCAAATAGAAGGTTGTTTGGCGTGATCCCACCAGCTGTTAAGGTACCTGTGCGGCAGTTTCCAGTATCAGTTCACTTCTCAAAGAGGACACATGATGATTATTTAGGGCTAGCTTATAAAAAGGTTATGTCAATCCACAAGAGGCTTCCACCAGGTGGAATCCTCGTATTTGTCACTGGACAACGGGAAGTGGAGTACTTGTGTAAGAAACTGCGAAGAGCATCCAAGGTGCAAACTGCTAAGAATCCTGGGAAAACTGATGGTGAAGACAATGGTCCATGCCCAAAAGTAGATGAAAAGGAAATTTTTGAAGCATATGATATTGACAGAGATGAACCCGAGCACCGATATGACATGTTTTCCTCGTATGATGACGATGGTATGTATGATGACGATGGTATGAATGTTGAGACAAATATTGATTCTTCTGACAACGAAACGGAGAGCGAAATGGATACTGAAACCGATGACGAAGAGTCTGTTACTATTGAAACTACAGAAGAGGATGTTCCAGTATTAGCATTTTTGAAAGATGCTGAGAGCTCATCTGCGTTGAAGGCATCATTTGGAGCTTTGTCGGGAATACCAAATGTGCTGGAAAGTGTCGAGGAATTAAGTGATGCTAAATGTGAAGAAAAGACCAGCACTTCACTTCGTTGTTTTAGTAAATGCACAGAACATAAGCCTGTTTCACATGGTAGACTTCGTGTCTTGCCACTTTATGCAAAGTTATCAGCTTCACAACAGCTTCAAGTGTTTGAAGATGTCCCAGAGGGGGAAAGATTAGTTGTGGTGGCAACTAATGTTGCCGAAACCTCTCTAACAATTCCAGGCATAAAATATGTAGTTGATACTGGAAAAGAAAAGGTTAAGAATTATGATCATGCTACTGGGATGTCAAGTTATGATGTCCAATGGATAAGCAAGGCATCAGCATCCCAGCGTGCTGGAAGAGCAGGAAGAACAGGGCCTGGCCACTGTTACCGTCTCTACTCAGCTGCAGCATATGGTAAAGATGATTTATTCCCTGAATTCGCTGAACCTCAGATTAAGAAAATTCCAGTTGAAGGTGTTGTCCTGATGCTCAAGTTCATGTCTATTGATAAG GTTGAGAACTTTCCTTTCCCAACACCACCAAACAAGGAAAGTTTGGTTGAAGCTGAGCGTTGCTTAAAGACATTGGAAGCACTTCATAGTGATGGAAAACTTACACCTATGGGCAAGGCAATGGCACAGTACCCCATGAGCCCAAGACATTCTCGTCTTCTTCTTACAGTGATTAAGAATTTGAAGAATAAGCAGCAAGGCTTTGCTAGATCTAACTTCATATTAGGatatgctgctgctgctgcatcaGGTTTGAATTTTACTAATCCTTTTCTCAAGCAATTGGATGAATGTGACACTTATGGTGAATCAGTAGAAAACACTAATCTGGAAGCTAATGGTCCATGGGAAAGGAAGAGACAGAAGAAGCTCAAGGCTGTGGTTAGAGAGGCACGGGAAAAGTTTTCTAACCCTAGCAGTGATGCTTTAACCATCGCTCGTGCCCTGCAGTTCTTTGAGTTGTCAGAAAACCCAGTGGAATTCTGCAGAGCCAATTCACTTCATCTTAAAACCATGGAAGAGATGTCAAAGTTGAGAAAGCAGCTTCTGCAGTTAATATTTCGCCATAGCAAATGGTGCGAGGAGTTTGCTTGGAATTCGGGTGACTCTGCTGAGGTTGAACGGGCCTGGAGGAACGAGCCCAGTATATTGCAGTTGAATGAAGAGGAACTTCTTGGGCAAGGAATTTGCGCTGGATGGGCTGATAGAGTTGCAAGGAGGATTCACACCTATTTGAAACCATCAGAAGACGATCGAAAGGTTCGAGCCGTTCGTTATCAGTCTTGTGCACTTGATGATACAATATATCTGCACCGATCATCATCTGTCGCCCAAGTTGCCCCAGAGCTTGTAGTTTACTCGGAGCTACTTAGTACAAAGAGGCTATACATGCACGGTGTAACGACCGTAAAGCCAGGGTGGCTTTTGAAGTATGCTAGTTCCCTCTGCACCTTCTCTGCACCGTTGGAAGATCCGAAGCCGTACTATGACCCACTGAACGACCAAGTCTACTGCTACGTTAGCCCGGTCTTCTCTCGTCATAACTGGCAGCTTCCGTTGCACAGTTTACCTATCAAAGACGGTGCGAGCCGGCTGCAGGTGTTTGCATGCGCGTTGCTTAAAGGGGACGTCCTGCCATGTCTACGGGACGCCAAGGATTTCCTCGCGCTGTCACCATCCGCTGTGTTGGGGCCTGCCAGGCAACGGAGAGTGGGAGATCTTCTTAGCAGGATGAAGATCGGTCCGAAGTTAGTCGACAGCAGGGCAGCACTGAGAGGCGTGTGGAATTTTGATCCTGGTTTTCTCTAtcctgagctcaagttgtggtacCAGGATAGATTCCATGACCAGTTTGACTTGGTGTGGGAGCAGATGCACCAACAGGTTCTCCTTGAGGGGCGCAAGCTTTTCCCAAAGAGGTCCAAGAAAGTTAAAGGCTAG